A genome region from Solanum pennellii chromosome 12, SPENNV200 includes the following:
- the LOC107006210 gene encoding uncharacterized protein LOC107006210: MRVTSRDKAEFPSYQLRKVAQVWYIQLKDNRLVESGPIEWEEYKEAFLGKYFPHEWREVKVEEFINNRQGNMSVEEYSLKFTLLYKYASYLVFNSRDEMSRFVTGVADLVKEECRTTILHGDMNFSMLMVFWKKHFGKCLVGIRGCFDCGKDGHKVKDCPTITARGREAKKVPPSAPEEDAPKRNWFYVLQAKLAKFGRL, from the exons ATgagggtgacttctagggacaAGGCGGAGTTCCCTTCATACCAATTGAGGAAAGTTGCTCAAGTATGGTACATCCAATTGAAAGATAATAGGTTggttgagtcgggtcctatagagtgggaagaGTATAAGGAGGCTTTCTTAGGAAAGTATTTTCCCCATGAATGGAGGGAGGTTAAGGTTgaagaattcattaacaataGGCAAGGGAACATGAGTGTGGAAgagtactctttgaagttcacaTTGCTGTATAAGTATGCTTCATACTTGGTGTTTAActctagggatgagatgagtaggtttgtgaccggtgtCGCCGACCTTGTCaaagaagagtgtcgtacgaccATTCTCCATGGTGACATGAACTTTTCTATgcttatggt GTTTTGGAAGAAGCATTTTGGGAAATGTCTAGTCGGCATCCGAGGATGCTTTGATTGTGGTAAGGATGGTCATAAGGTGAAGGATTGTCCTACTATCACAGCTAGAGGAAGAGAAGCCAAGAAAGTTCCCCCTAGTGCTCCAGAAGAGGATGCTCCAAAGAGGAACTGGTTCTATGTTCTTCAAGCTAAACTAGCAAAATTCGGTAGGTTATAG